In the Harmonia axyridis chromosome 3, icHarAxyr1.1, whole genome shotgun sequence genome, one interval contains:
- the LOC123677056 gene encoding tetratricopeptide repeat protein 21B-like has protein sequence MDMEELKVNIFYFFREKFYTSALNASKEGIGKFKGNSCFHLFHALALVSNNHIEEGIQVLESIISENDIKLSVIIALMYSNKLLGVSNKEVYFKLDAQMKETRKVAEPIDFFYSGFVLFALNKLEKSLDYLDKALTLQSGLLECWTLKGWVLLELKKSGKKSVAIISEVFLQSLQSRPNLDSFLGLGEAYLYENNYEEAQSVANKTVVRYPNMDLPLLLKLKVQLAMQEWDHIDETLSRILTLNNNSLDALRTLILITICRDANYNEAIKSIKKFMSVFDCIEPKNGPFLLETAKLFSEVCEGNADVLQETYTMMEEAARNFPDNANFFCELGFHCLIQNEIKGASRFFKSALKIEHSSTKALIGSIIVDLEQNGVSEQLKEKIEHLLDIKGAQNSSITMLLKAKMSETEEEAISCLNKASDYHLNPLKHYPYSVSFLKYLNPHFMLQLAKEYLKYIPFVSDFTYTIKPRTPSAVAIAVENILTILHKACSGMVEPLFLLAKIQYHLIGDVNNATANLEILLKKDNLPSEAYLLMAQIQICNGTYERASQILEEGLSIDFKLRENPIYHFINGIIQKRMNTLQESIKSLTTAISIISEKQSKDSKLQAYNIDINEKAAIFIELIDAHNQIGQVDEAMKLLEEATEELQKTPEESRIVLLCAEQAVNHNNIQGALELLGKVDSSDPYYSQARTRFANILLEFRKDKHAYLDCYLEMVSENACIETYMLLGDAYMTVLEPDLAIETYQKALKENPRDPYINQKMGETLVFAHYFHKAVDFYKEAIELTNHADLKLQLAHLYMQMREFIKAEHLLISEIEVESTNNIDDLNFLQYKTKLLNLLATIQEKAGNKAGALITLKDARDNQNRVKKRLAIELPRVPQSEIDILVSIYTKLAEMSIQNKDNDEAINYYKEACEVQPENVSILGALAKLYIQMNALELCQQTCGTILDIDSENEEASLLMADIAFHKVDFDMALFHFTQLLAKQPTNWNALVRLVEVMRRTGNLEDLPEYLNNAENMCENPLKEGGLLYSKALYQWYAGNLNSALRNFNITRQDLDWGLDSIYNMIEICLNPEDDMLTDQLMDNDDLEYRDSRSMALKTADRLLKELKQKLGESVLKYKLMLNFRLLATKEKPLVEQGLEAFIALASQNVYKDNIGVILGMSTAYTLLKQSQRAKNQLKRVVKNSWTFEDAEYLEKCWLLLADYYIQSGKYDMASDLLAKVTYYNKSSRKAYEYLGYVSEKEQKYKDAAANYELAFKYTGKSNASIGYKLAYAHLKSKNYPDAVDVAQQVIKLNPEYSLRIKKDILDKSMSNLRV, from the exons ATGGATATGGAAGAACTTAAAGTTAATATATTTTACTTCTTTAGAGAAAAATTTTACACTTCAGCATTGAACGCATCAAAAGAAGGGATTGGAAAATTTAAAGGAAATTCTTGTTTCCACCTATTTCATGCCTTAGCATTGGTGTCAAACAATCATATTGAAGAGGGTATTCAAGTCCTCGAGTCAATTATATCAGAAAATGATATAAAATTGTCAGTTATTATAGCACTAATGTATAGTAATAAGTTGCTGGGTGTATCTAATAAAGAAGTATATTTCAAGTTAGATGCCCAAATGAAGGAAACTAGAAAAGTTGCTGAacctattgattttttttattctggatTTGTTTTGTTTGCATTGAATAAATTGGAGAAATCGTTAGATTACTTGGATAAAGCCTTGACTTTGCAATCAGGTCTTTTAGAATGTTGGACTTTGAAAGGCTGGGTTTTGTTAGAACTGAAAAAATCTGGGAAGAAATCGGTGGCTATCATATCAGAAGTTTTTCTACAATCTCTTCAGTCAAGACCCAACCTTGATTCTTTCTTAGGACTTGGAGAAGCTTATttgtatgaaaataattatgagGAAGCTCAGTCTGTTGCTAATAAGACTGTAGTCAGATATCCAAATATGGATCTTCCTCTTTTACTGAAGTTGAAAGTACAGTTGGCTATGCAAGAGTGGGATCATATTGATGAAACTTTGAGCAGAATCCTGACACTGAATAATAACTCCTTGGATGCATTAAGAACGTTAATATTAATTACAATTTGCCGTGATGCTAACTATAATGAAGCTATTAAGTCTATCAAAAAATTCATGTCAGTTTTTGATTGTATAGAACCAAAAAATGGtccctttttattggaaactgcaaaattattttctgaggTGTGTGAAGGAAATGCAGATGTTCTTCAAGAAACTTATACCATGATGGAAGAAGCTGCTCGTAATTTTCCTGATaatgcaaattttttttgtgaacttgGCTTTCACTGTCTAATACAAAACGAAATAAAAGGTGCTTCACGATTCTTTAAAAGTGCTCTCAAAATCGAACATTCATCGACCAAAGCATTAATTGGTTCGATAATTGTTGATCTTGAACAGAATGGGGTTTCAGAAcagttgaaagaaaaaattgagcaTCTGCTTGACATAAAAGGAGCTCAAAATTCTTCAATCACTATGTTACTCAAAGCTAAGATGAGTGAAACTGAGGAAGAAGCCATTAGTTGTTTGAACAAAGCATCTGATTATCATTTGAATCCCTTAAAACATTATCCCTATTCAGTTAGTTTCCTCAAATATTTGAATCCACATTTTATGCTTCAATTAGCAaaggaatatttgaaatatattccattTGTTTCCGATTTTACCTACACTATTAAACCACGAACTCCTAGTGCTGTGGCAATAGctgtagaaaatattttgactattttgcataaagcttgCTCTGGAATGGTGGAGCCGCTATTTCTTTTAGCGAAAATTCAGTATCATCTTATTGGAGATGTGAATAATGCTACTGCAAATCTTgaaatcttattgaaaaaagataatttACCTAGTGAAGCCTATCTTCTCATGGCACAGATACAAATTTGCAATGGAACTTATGAGAGAGCGTCACAGATTTTAGAAGAAGGTTTGAGTATTGACTTCAAATTGAGGGAAAATCCAATATATCACTTTATTAATGgaattatacaaaaaagaatGAACACTCTGCAAGAATCAATAAAATCACTAACTACTGCAATTTCAATTATCTCAGAAAAACAATCAAAGGATTCTAAATTACAAGCATACAACATAGATATAAATGAAAAAGCGGCAATATTTATAGAGCTAATAGATGCTCATAATCAAATTGGACAAGTTGATGAAGCAATGAAACTCCTTGAAGAAGCCACTGAAGAACTTCAAAAAACACCTGAAGAATCAAGAATTGTTCTGCTGTGTGCTGAACAGGCTGTGAATCATAATAATATACAAGGTGCGCTTGAGTTACTAGGCAAGGTTGACAGTTCAGATCCTTATTATTCTCAAGCAAGGACCAGGTTTGCAAATATTCTTTTGGAATTCAGAAAGGATAAACATGCTTATTTAGATTGCTATTTAGAAATGGTCAGTGAAAATGCTTGCATAGAAACGTACATGCTATTGGGTGATGCATATATGACAGTATTAG AACCTGATTTAGCTATAGAGACTTATCAAAAAGCTCTGAAAGAAAATCCAAGAGATCCATATATCAATCAGAAGATGGGAGAAACTCTGGTTTTTGCACATTATTTCCATAAAGCTGTAGATTTCTATAAAGAAGCAATAGAACTGACCAATCATGCAGATTTGAAACTACAATTAGCTCATCTATATATGCAAATGAGGGAATTCATCAAAGCTGAGCATCTTCTCATTAGCGAAATTGAAGTTGAAAGCACCAATAACATTGAcgatttgaattttcttcaatataagACCAAACTATTGAATTTATTGGCTACTATCCAAGAGAAGGCAGGGAATAAAGCAGGAGCACTCATTACTCTGAAGGATGccagagataatcaaaatagAGTGAAAAAACGTTTAGCAATAGAGTTGCCAA GAGTCCCACAAAGTGAAATTGACATTTTGGTATCTATTTACACCAAACTGGCAGAAATGTCTATCCAAAACAAGGATAATGATGAAGCTATTAATTATTACAAAGAAGCTTGTGAAGTTCAACCAGAAAATGTATCTATATTAGGTGCCTTAGCTAAACTTTATATTCAG ATGAATGCTTTGGAATTATGTCAGCAAACTTGTGGAACTATTTTGGACATAGACAGTGAAAATGAAGAGGCATCACTTTTAATGGCAGATATTGCATTTCACAAG GTTGATTTTGACATGGCGTTATTTCACTTCACTCAGTTACTTGCAAAACAACCCACCAATTGGAATGCCCTAGTGAGATTGGTAGAGGTTATGCGCAGAACAGGAAATTTGGAAGATTTGCCTGAATATCTTAATAATGCAGAAAATATGTGTGAGAATCCGTTGAAAGAAGGAGGATTATTATACTCTAAGGCTCTTTATCAATGGTATGCCGGTAATTTGAATAGTGCTTTGAGGAACTTCAATATTACTAGACAGGATTTAGATTGGGGTTTAGATTCAATTTATAATATGATAGAAATATGTTTGAATCCAGAAGATGACATGTTAACTGATCAGTTGATGGATAATGATGATTtggaatatagagattctaGATCTATGGCATTGAAAACAG CTGATCGCTTATTGAAAGAATTGAAGCAGAAACTGGGTGAAAGTGTTCTCAAATATAAGCTTATGTTGAATTTTCGGCTTTTGGCTACCAAAGAGAAACCTTTGGTGGAGCAGGGTTTGGAAGCGTTCATTGCACTAGCCTCACAAAATGTCTACAAAGACAATATTGGTGTTATTTTGGGCATGTCTACTGCTTATACCCTCTTGAAACAGTCACAAAGAGCTAAAAATCAACTGAAAAGAGTTGTTAAAAACTCGTGGACATTTGAGGATGCAGAATATTTAGAGAAATGTTGGCTGCTTCTAGCTGATTACTATATCCAATCTGGAAAATATGATATGGCCTCTGATTTATTAGCTAAGGTAACTTATTATAACAAAAGCTCCAGAAAGGCTTATGAATATCTTGGTTATGTATCTGAGAAGGAACAGAAATATAAGGATGCTGCTGCTAACTATGAATTGGCCTTTAAATATACAGGAAAGAGTAATGCTTCTATTGGTTACAAGTTAGCATATGCTcatttgaaatcgaaaaattACCCTGATGCAGTCGATGTTGCCCAGCAAGTTATCAAGCTAAATCCTGAATATTCATTAAGGATAAAAAAGGATATTCTTGATAAATCGATGAGTAATCTCAGAGTGTAA
- the LOC123677060 gene encoding proton-associated sugar transporter A isoform X1: MVDKLHEYTGYLGWFHEQKDSFKEKYASWKEQHTGGFGEFLKGLVIKKNERTDIVHEDYSHLYRKKTRRELMRISMAVTGIEFSYAAETAFVSPTLLKIGVEHQHMTLVWALSPLIGFFLTPVFGSLSDRCPLKFGRRRPFIILLSIGVLLGLILVPNGEKLGLAMGDTPSFRNLSGNLQSAHRTSATKHDYSFNSTTKNDPSQYSIGNHPWGIFFTVLGTILLDFDADACQSPARAYLLDVTIPDDHARGLSTFTVMAGLGGTMGYAMGGINWDATVIGMLLGGHVKAVFTLITIIFIICVTCTVTSFKEMPLETLQMPIDEENREITQRKEEQTNILTKPEVSYGTLVDETENKEQEMANVEEVERSKLQRAASLPPPPADATLLMYLKSIVFMPTSLLKLCLTNLFCWMAHVCYSLYFTDFVGEAVFNGIPTAPEDSIERIRYEEGVRFGCWGMAMYSLSCACYSTIIEKMIHKFGAKRVYITGLLIYSVGMFLMAVTKNKIGVILFSWTAGVMYSTLFTMPFLLVAHYHAKGVFETNPEGEEKVIGQVRGLGTDLAIVSSMVFLAQFILSITMGTIVRISKTTTAVVSVASFLAFCGAISARSVLYLDL, encoded by the exons ATGGTGGATAAATTGCACGAATATACGGGATATTTGGGTTGGTTCCACGAGCAAAAAGAtagtttcaaagaaaaatatgcCAGCTGGAAAGAACAACACACAGGAGGTTTTGGGGAGTTCTTGAAAGGActggtgataaagaaaaatgagagaactGATATCGTTCATGAGGATTATTCACATCTGTACAG GAAGAAGACCAGACGAGAGCTAATGAGAATATCGATGGCAGTTACTGGTATTGAATTCTCTTATGCGGCAGAGACTGCGTTTGTTTCTCCCACACTGCTCAAAATAGGGGTTGAACATCAGCATATGACTTTGGTTTGGGCCTTGTCGCCTCTCATCGGTTTCTTCCTGACGCCTGTTTTCGGGTCTTTGAGCGATAGGTGTCCACTTAAATTCGGCAGAAGACGGCCTTTTATTATACTGCTGTCAATAGGAGTTCTTCTAG gTCTAATATTGGTTCCAAATGGTGAAAAATTAGGTCTTGCAATGGGAGATACGCCATCCTTCAGAAATCTTTCAGGGAATTTGCAAAGCGCACACAGAACTTCAGCCACAAAACATGATTATTCCTTTAATTCTACAACAAAAAACGATCCTTCCCAATACAGTATAGGAAATCATCCTTGGGGAATCTTCTTCACTGTATTGGGCACAATCTTACTGGATTTTGACGCTGACGCTTGCCAAAGTCCAGCCAGGGCTTATCTGTTGGATGTTACCATTCCAG ATGATCATGCAAGAGGCTTAAGTACGTTCACAGTCATGGCTGGCTTAGGCGGCACCATGGGATATGCCATGGGTGGAATCAATTGGGATGCAACTGTAATAG GAATGTTATTGGGAGGGCATGTCAAAGCAGTATTCACATTGATAACaatcattttcatcatttgtGTGACATGCACTGTCACCAGTTTCAAAGAAATGCCGTTAGAAACGCTGCAAATGCCTATCGATGAAGAAAACAGAGAAATAACACAAAGGAAAGAAGAACAAACAAACATTTTAACTAAACCCGAAGTTTCATATGGTACACTCGTCGATGAAACTGAGAATAAG gaACAAGAAATGGCTAATGTTGAGGAGGTAGAAAGAAGCAAATTACAAAGAGCTGCAAGCTTGCCTCCGCCACCAGCAGATGCGACATTGTTGATGTACCTTAAGAGTATAGTTTTCATGCCAACATCTTTACTGAAACTTTGTCTTACAAACTTATTCTGTTGGATGGCTCATGTTTGCTATTCTCTGTATTTCACAGATTTTGTTGGAGAGGCTGTGTTCAATGGGATTCCTACG gcACCGGAAGATTCAATAGAAAGAATACGCTATGAGGAAGGTGTACGTTTCGGCTGTTGGGGAATGGCTATGTACTCCCTTTCTTGTGCTTGCTATTCgacaattatcgaaaaaatgatACACAAATTTGg GGCCAAAAGAGTTTATATCACTGGTCTTCTTATTTACTCTGTTGGTATGTTTCTGATGGCAGTTACTAAGAATAAAATTGGCGTTATTTTATTCAGTTGGACAGCTGGAGTGATGTATTCAACTTTATTCACGATGCCATTTCTTTTGGTGGCTCATTATCATGCAAAAGGAGTG ttcgaAACAAATCCAGAAGGTGAGGAGAAAGTTATAGGTCAGGTGCGTGGACTTGGAACAGACTTGGCCATAGTATCGAGCATGGTATTTTTAGCTCAGTTCATCTTATCCATAACAATGGGGACAATAGTCAGGatatcaaaaacaacaacggCTGTTGTCAGCGTAGCCAGCTTTTTAGCATTTTGTGGAGCCATTTCAGCGAGATCAGTATTATACCTCGATCTTTGA
- the LOC123677060 gene encoding proton-associated sugar transporter A isoform X2 produces MSLLRKKTRRELMRISMAVTGIEFSYAAETAFVSPTLLKIGVEHQHMTLVWALSPLIGFFLTPVFGSLSDRCPLKFGRRRPFIILLSIGVLLGLILVPNGEKLGLAMGDTPSFRNLSGNLQSAHRTSATKHDYSFNSTTKNDPSQYSIGNHPWGIFFTVLGTILLDFDADACQSPARAYLLDVTIPDDHARGLSTFTVMAGLGGTMGYAMGGINWDATVIGMLLGGHVKAVFTLITIIFIICVTCTVTSFKEMPLETLQMPIDEENREITQRKEEQTNILTKPEVSYGTLVDETENKEQEMANVEEVERSKLQRAASLPPPPADATLLMYLKSIVFMPTSLLKLCLTNLFCWMAHVCYSLYFTDFVGEAVFNGIPTAPEDSIERIRYEEGVRFGCWGMAMYSLSCACYSTIIEKMIHKFGAKRVYITGLLIYSVGMFLMAVTKNKIGVILFSWTAGVMYSTLFTMPFLLVAHYHAKGVFETNPEGEEKVIGQVRGLGTDLAIVSSMVFLAQFILSITMGTIVRISKTTTAVVSVASFLAFCGAISARSVLYLDL; encoded by the exons ATGTCTTTACTCAG GAAGAAGACCAGACGAGAGCTAATGAGAATATCGATGGCAGTTACTGGTATTGAATTCTCTTATGCGGCAGAGACTGCGTTTGTTTCTCCCACACTGCTCAAAATAGGGGTTGAACATCAGCATATGACTTTGGTTTGGGCCTTGTCGCCTCTCATCGGTTTCTTCCTGACGCCTGTTTTCGGGTCTTTGAGCGATAGGTGTCCACTTAAATTCGGCAGAAGACGGCCTTTTATTATACTGCTGTCAATAGGAGTTCTTCTAG gTCTAATATTGGTTCCAAATGGTGAAAAATTAGGTCTTGCAATGGGAGATACGCCATCCTTCAGAAATCTTTCAGGGAATTTGCAAAGCGCACACAGAACTTCAGCCACAAAACATGATTATTCCTTTAATTCTACAACAAAAAACGATCCTTCCCAATACAGTATAGGAAATCATCCTTGGGGAATCTTCTTCACTGTATTGGGCACAATCTTACTGGATTTTGACGCTGACGCTTGCCAAAGTCCAGCCAGGGCTTATCTGTTGGATGTTACCATTCCAG ATGATCATGCAAGAGGCTTAAGTACGTTCACAGTCATGGCTGGCTTAGGCGGCACCATGGGATATGCCATGGGTGGAATCAATTGGGATGCAACTGTAATAG GAATGTTATTGGGAGGGCATGTCAAAGCAGTATTCACATTGATAACaatcattttcatcatttgtGTGACATGCACTGTCACCAGTTTCAAAGAAATGCCGTTAGAAACGCTGCAAATGCCTATCGATGAAGAAAACAGAGAAATAACACAAAGGAAAGAAGAACAAACAAACATTTTAACTAAACCCGAAGTTTCATATGGTACACTCGTCGATGAAACTGAGAATAAG gaACAAGAAATGGCTAATGTTGAGGAGGTAGAAAGAAGCAAATTACAAAGAGCTGCAAGCTTGCCTCCGCCACCAGCAGATGCGACATTGTTGATGTACCTTAAGAGTATAGTTTTCATGCCAACATCTTTACTGAAACTTTGTCTTACAAACTTATTCTGTTGGATGGCTCATGTTTGCTATTCTCTGTATTTCACAGATTTTGTTGGAGAGGCTGTGTTCAATGGGATTCCTACG gcACCGGAAGATTCAATAGAAAGAATACGCTATGAGGAAGGTGTACGTTTCGGCTGTTGGGGAATGGCTATGTACTCCCTTTCTTGTGCTTGCTATTCgacaattatcgaaaaaatgatACACAAATTTGg GGCCAAAAGAGTTTATATCACTGGTCTTCTTATTTACTCTGTTGGTATGTTTCTGATGGCAGTTACTAAGAATAAAATTGGCGTTATTTTATTCAGTTGGACAGCTGGAGTGATGTATTCAACTTTATTCACGATGCCATTTCTTTTGGTGGCTCATTATCATGCAAAAGGAGTG ttcgaAACAAATCCAGAAGGTGAGGAGAAAGTTATAGGTCAGGTGCGTGGACTTGGAACAGACTTGGCCATAGTATCGAGCATGGTATTTTTAGCTCAGTTCATCTTATCCATAACAATGGGGACAATAGTCAGGatatcaaaaacaacaacggCTGTTGTCAGCGTAGCCAGCTTTTTAGCATTTTGTGGAGCCATTTCAGCGAGATCAGTATTATACCTCGATCTTTGA